The stretch of DNA TAGATGGATCTTGATGAAGCTGGTAGATCCAATTTGTAAGCCACTGCCCCCACTTTAGCTAAGATCTTGATGGGACCATAATACCTTGGTGCCAACTTCAAGTTATACCTCAGTGCTACTGGGTTCTGTCTGTATGGTTGCAACTTCAGAAATACCCAATCCCCTTGCTCAAAACTTCTTTCAGTCCTTTTATTCGAGCTTTTTGTTCAAATTATCCTTTAATTCACTCAAGATTTGCTCCCTAGTTTCAAGTTGCTGATCAATTGCAGCATTAACAATCGTCCCTGGAACTAGAGTTGGGCTCCAACTCCGATGGAGTTAGAAAGCCCAACTCCAAACTACAACTCTAACAAAAGTCGGAGTTGAAATTAGGCTCCGGCTTTGACTCCGATTGGAGCTTTCGAAGTAGGAATCGGAAGTTGGAACTTCGATAGGAGTTGAGCCTACCCAAAGGCCCGACGGAATGTTGTTTCAGgctggggaaaaaaaaaagtgaaaagaaccCTAAGTACaatttatacaatttaaataaatcaatagaatcaatttaaatctataaactaaaaaatgtatacaatttaaataattcaatagaatcaatttaaatccataaactaaaacatatatacaatttatacatttaaactcaaggaaagaaaaactaaattattatttgagattattattaGGCTCTGACTCGAACTCCGATTGGAGCTTTCGAAGTAGGAATCGGAAGTTGGAACTCCTGCCCAAAGGCCCAACGGAATGTTGTTTCGGgctgggcaaaaaaaaaaaaaaaaaaactaaaaaaaaaaatttaaaagaaccCTAAGTACaatttatacaatttaaataaatcaatagaatcaatttaaatccataaactaaaaaatatatacaatttatacaatttaaataattcaataaaatcaatttaaatccataaactaaaacatatatacaatttatacatttaaactcaaggaaagaaaaactggattattatttgagatacttataaaaaacaattaatggaagcaacaaacaataataaagccataatgaattattattaaaaaaaaacacctaaatctataatgtaaattaaaatacatcatcatgCAAGCAAAAACACCTAATTCCATAGAATCATAAACATTAAAACACAATGCATGCAACAACACAAGATCTAGAGGCACACCCCTGCAAATTGCAAACATTAACATACGTATGGTATCGTCACAACTCCctatatgcactgtgagtacttgTCGGTGactgtagtacaactcatgttgacacTACGTCTTTGTCTATAGATGTCGTAACCCAATGCATTagtatcataacatttcattatcaaaacatatcatcataatgtatgcacccactagcattaggtgtCATATATGATTTCGCTCggacattctttaaaaagaatccattcgaaacCCGTTGACCAATATTTGTCAACACAGGGGTCACCACTCCAttttttactcactccagagtagacataagagttccactaggataatattttcatgctatgcttgaaaaatgtatttcatgacatgtgcatttGTAGTAaacttcatgtgaaaatgacatttatatgcaatatgctaaaatagtgagaatttcacatgtcatgtaagcaagtaatcaaatgttcaatgatgtatcatatgatgtttcatgctcaaaatgacatttataatatgaatgtcacgcttatacaagaatcataaataaattatataagagtaagttagaagctaacttgcAAACTTTCCGGTGTTAGGAAATTAGTGCGGCTGTAATAAGAGTTATTTTAACTTAGGAATTGCACAACTAAGGAATATGTTCATAATAAAATGGGTTCAAAATCAGTATTTACAAAACTGCCCCTATACTTTTCCCAAATTGCCACTTAggtcctaaattttcactatttgcaaTTTGGTCCAAAATTTCACAAACTGCACATTTTCCAtgttctaaaaccatctatgcctTTAGAATTGCAAGAACCAACTCACAACTATGCCAAATCCAatcaacccgtggcatgcatttttttttttttttttgttggcctGTTTGTGATCTCAAGTCTATAACctctatggatgcatgtgtGCTCAAATTTCATCAAGTGCAACCATGAATATGATCTTAGAGACATGTTTTTAACTTAGATTCAGGTCACACGAGTTCGCTCAAATTTCATCAAGTGCAACCATGAATATGATCTTAGGGACATGTTTTAACAGATTCAGATCACACGAGTTGATCCCAACATTTATGCATTGGTTAAcaccaaaatcaacacaaaaccATCAAACCGAGtgtatgcatgatgtttctagcttcTCTTTGTCAATGTGGGTTTCAAAGCCTAAATGAATCATGCATTCTAATTTTCATCTTGATAACAAAGCATTTCTGGATGCTTCACAATCATGCTTTGGAAACTTAGCCAAGATTTCACAAGATAAAGTTCAACCAAGTGGAAATCGAAACATGTTTGATGATCAACACAGGATATTgatttataaacctatcatgacatgttgttttcctcaaatttaaaccCTTCAATACATCTTCCAAGACATTAGTAAAcatataagatcatatcaagacatgtcatggctataatttcatcccaaaacaatTTATTCAAACCAAGACTCCAAATCTGAACTGATATGCATGTCCTCAAGTTAAACCTCATATAACTCAATCAAATCTTCGTTCTCATGCCATAATTCAAAGCCTAACATGTCAATCGAACACCCAAGAAAAGATAAGAGTAGGATTGCTTACCCAAACCGTGGCTTTGAAGGCTCTCAAGAACAACTCACTTACATAATCTCACACTCAACTACTTGGTTTCACCCTTCTCTCACACTAGGAGAAATTTACTCTCAAGAACACTAAGAGAATGCTTGAGGAAGTTGTGTGAAGAAGTGAGGGGTGAAGGTGGGTATTTATAGGACTCAATGGAGGGGTGATAGGCAAGGAGGGGCGTTGGTTTGCTGAAAGGAAGTGAGTGAGATTGGTGTGTGTGGGTAGTGGAGTGCTTGATTGCATTTTAAGGTTTTTCATGGCTTGGTCAGTTGAATAGTGGCCTAAACCACTTGATTACCTCATGGAAAAGAGCTAGGTGCAGGTTTTTGAAAGGTTTTAGAAGTTAGATGAGAATCACATGAGAGATCCAAGTTGAAAGCCAACGGTTTTGGCCTCACCAAAGCTGTCCAGATTTTGATCCCTCTTTTGTCCCATCCTCTTGGTCTGGTTTGTGGGCATAATTACCACCATTGAGTGGCCTTCACAGGTGGGTGAAGAGGTTGGGTTGATTGCCAATTGGTTAAGCTTGAGCAGAAAATGAAGGAAGTGTTTGGATGTGCATGGGTTTCGGTCAACATGATCTTCATCACCGTCCTATTTTCCAATCAGTTTTGATGCTCATGGAAGGGAATTGGCCAAGCATAAAATTGAGTGTTTTGTAGGACTTTCTTAGGGTGAAATGGGCAGAGGTGGTGGTGTGTGGAGGTAAGTAAAATAGGTGCAGAAAAGTTTTGAAGAACCAAGGGTACTCGGTTGGAATCTAACTTCACTTCCTAGGTGAATAGTGGTGATTTTGGCTTGGCTTATGTAATAGTTTTTGACCAACACTTAAGGCCAATTTTAGGTGATATCATGAGGTTTGAATGGTGCAGAAATATTCTTGAAAAATTGGTGGAAGAGGCATGGCTTTGGTGGCTTGTTGAAGGGTTGCATGGTGATGCACCAAGGGTGCCGATTGGTGGGTTGTGGTGGCATTGACATGCCTTGGCTTCAAGTGACATGGGTTGGATTAATTCTAACCTTCAAGGGTTGTCTAAGAGTGATGCAAAACTAGTGCAACAGACAAAAAATTCAGATctaaaattatgaagaaaagtGTTTGAAGAAAACTATGCAAAGTCATGATGTTTGAGTTACTATTCATGGGTCTGATGACTAGTGAActtaactcaagttagaagCCTTATCATGGTTGAAAGGGAACCCTAGGGATGTGTGGGTTGAGCTTGGGTTTAAGGGAAatcaatggtatggtgtatgtgggtcccatttggaagaatgaaataaaatttaagtttgGGCTTCATGGGTTGGGTTTTTATTGGGCCATATGAAGAAGCCATGGTTGTGTTCTTAGGAGTGGGCTTATTCATGGGTCTTATGTCCGGATTTATAGGGCCTATCTTTGGCCTCAAAGGCCCACTAGGTTGGATCCTAATCTTGGGTCTTCCTTAGATTGGTCCAATAGCCTTCACTCTTACCTATTTTGGCCCAATAGCCTTATGTCCGTTACATTAGGCCTAATATCTAGTGCCCTTTAGGAAGGACTTAAAGTCTTATATCTCCCAAGTTGGGCCTAAGGCTTTTAACATCTATCCTTAGCCCATCTCATCCTTAGCAAACTAGGCCCCTAAATAAAACACTCTTGGGCCTTCTCTAAATCCATCCTTGACCTAATTGCCTAGCCCATCAATATGCCATATGTCATTCTTCCATTAGCCTCTTggcatttttcctcaaattaaTATAGCTTTAATAATTCTAACTAAACCTAAGGTGTGAACTCTTATGCCAATATAAgtcttaaaattttctttaaaaaaaatcacaactatACTAGCTAGGATTAAGGGTGCTAAGACCAAATCCTACGGTATttttaagtggggtgttacacataCCAGTGTGTGGATGCatagttttcattatttttttgtgcataCTATATATTGATGCTACTTTTCCAAGCATCTAGAGTTTCCTGTTTCTGCTCATGGAGGTGAGAGTTGTTTATGAAATCAAACTATGCATTGCTCTTTTTCTGTttggttatttgtttttttttttaaattctatatgTCATATTGGTTTTTTGCAGGGATATGTTTTTGTTGATAGAGATGGAAAGCATTTTCGGCATATTCTCAATTGGTTAAGGGATGGCATTGTTCCCATGCTAACAGACTCTGAATATTTGGAGCTACTGCGGGAGGCAGAGTACTATCAGCTACTTGTATGCCATACTTTAATCTAGTCAGTTGTGTCCTTTTTTTCTTGTCGACTTACGTGGTGTTTTCTCAATGTCATTCCactgaatatgaaattttaaaatctttcagGGACTAATAGATGGGATTAATGCTGTTTTAAacaagaggaagaaggaagatgatGAGTTCAATACTGAATTGACACGTACTGATATAATCAAGTGTATACAGTCTGAGAGAGTCAGATTTCGAGGGGTTAATCTTTCTGGTCTTAATCTTTCAAAACTGGTAACTCTTCCTTTTACGGGGCACTTTAAAAATTTCATGTTAAAACACTTGTTTGTTTCCACCTGCTGGGATTTTGTTTGACTTCTGACATTGTACAAAGTTTTCTTTGCAGAATTTGGTTTAAATAGAATTTGACATGGTAGATGATAAATACTTTGGTTTAAATAGACTTTTCATTTGATATCAGTTATCACTGAATAGCTATGGGGCTCATTTATCACTGAAACCTCCATCtatatttcaaaaacaaacaattTGGTTTCATTAAACAGAGGACCTGTCACTCCCATTGGGCAAAAAAACGTATTTTGAGACCAAAATGAGCTTAAAAACCATATTGGTGAGAAACAAAGGTACAAAAAAGTGGTTATTTCTAGCAAGAATCACCAGAAATAGCCgtatgggagagagagagagaagagaggagagagaagagagaagagagaagagagaagagagaagagagaagagttATGCACCTACTGAGTGCAACCAAAATTAATGATTATCACTCCATCTTTTTAGCACCAAAAACATTTGGTTAATTGCAATTTTCTACTATTGAGCTTATGGTTGGCTGTAACAATAAACTTATAGATGTCATTTTAgcaaataatataagaaaatgtATGTTAATGTAAATAAAGATTATGAAAGATGAATCATTAATTGATTCTAAAATCTAAATTGTGTTTGTTAATGTTGTAGTACTTACAACACAAGTAGGTAAATGCTTTACTGTCATGTACTCAATGGAGGCGTGCTACTGCTAACTTTAATGCTGTTTAATCTGCCCCATCAAGAATTTTCTATATGGCGGTgaaagtttcaagaaaagtatTTGTGAGTTACTGTTCTGTCTGAAAGTCTCTTTGGCATATTTGCAGGACCTGTCATTTGTGGATTTCAGCTATGCATGTCTTAGAAATGTGTTCTTCTCGCGTGCTAACCTTCAATGTGCTAAGTTCCGGGTAGGTTCCATTTTAATGCTAAATTGCATCCTGTCTTGTGATGAGAGCTCGCTACTATTATCTGTTTTTGTTCTCAAGAGCCTTAACAATAGGTTATGATTTgtgccttttgtttttgttttttccttttgtttttgttttcaacatGTGTAGTCCCTTTATTTCACCAATTTAACATTTGTATCTGATTGTCGTAGGATGTGGATGCTGAGGGCTCCATCTTTCACAATGCTACTTTGCGTGAGTAAGATACTGAAGCAGTCTTTTTCATCtagatcatattttataaatggccctcataatgtttttttattgccTAGGGAAGGTGTGAATTTACTGGGGCAAATCTTCATGGAGCTTTATTAGCTGGAGCTAATCTTCAAAGTGCTAATCTCCAaggtaatttttcttttcagttttcaaatatttttttggtaggtaatgataaagttttattaatagaaaaacagTAAgtatagtccaagtacacaggaagaaTACATGGAATACACCTATCAAGCACTAGGCATTAGAAAGAGAACCAAATTATGAAAACTATGCCCATTTGTAACAACCCTTCCCATAGGCTAGGTTTGTCACGTACATTCATAGCATAATGCCTGGAAAGAgatttgaaattatgaaaatacctcatttattgaatcaTCAAACTTAGCATGACAGTCTTTCGTAATATAAAAGCTGAAACATAATGAAAATGGCATAAACTAGTTCTATGTGGTGATCATTATTCAATTGTCTGAATCATAAACTAAGTCCTAATGAAAATATCACCTATTCAGGTCTAAGTCTCTATAATTAATCTACTCCTTGCCTTCCAACTCTGCATCCTTGCAATCAATATATGGGACATTagggtatgtttggcaagtgggatgaaacacaaaattctcatttaatctcatctcatgattgcaactttttcaaattcctacacaaaatataataagcaattcaactttttcaaatcccaaaacaataataatattaaaaaaataatattttaaactttcatcatcttactatccaaacctaccttaaaacataaaaacagaaacaaatgagtcgaagactcattAATAGCACATCATACTGTAAACTTAACTTAGCTTAAACATTAGGCTTAATTTAGAAAACTTTAATGTATTGTAACATATGCAGAATGAACATAATCATGGAAATTCATGAAACATGATGCATGCGTGACTGACTCCATGCATTTCCTATCAATTGTACATAACTTAttcatcttgtctttcacttatttaGTGGCCATAATTATATGTGTGCATTGATCCAATTGTCGTTGAccatatatcatatcataacatggGGTGAACCACACTTGGGTCCGTGACACTGTATAATGTATCATAATATGTAGTGAAACACACTTGAGTCCGTGTTATCACATAACATATGGTGAACCGCGCTTGAGTCCGTGACACGTATATCATAACTTGTGGTGAGATACGCTTGGGTCCATGTCACCACAAAACATCATAGCTTACATGTGGTGGACCATGTTTGAGTCTGTAGCTTGCACATCCACTCATAATATAAGGCCAACCTTAAAGTTTGCTTGTCATTCATGTGTTTTCTTATTAACTTCCATAATGCATGTAAACATGTTTGACTTTATGAATTTACATGACATATTATTATGCGTCTTACGCAACATAGCATAGTATAGCATAGACTTGGCATAACAAGATCTACATTACATGGCATGCATGTGATTAGGGCTGTAAGTAATTCGGTCTGGACTGGCAAAACCgactggaccgaaccgaatTGTCCCAAAATATGTGGATTGATGACATTTGGTCTGGTCCCGGGATCTACAAATTTTGAATCGAACCAGACCGAATTGGACCGAacccctatatatatttttaataatttaatatattatttttatatggtaattatataagttaatgatgtaattttcatataatttattatcattgaccatataaaatataaaataatatgtactatcaattaataataaatcataaatcatgtgataatttatgtcaatatatgtgaatagttaatatatcatacattcatacatactcgactatttatacttaattaaaataataaggtaattttttttaaatacctaagttgcaagcaaatatgaataatctatgtacaatgaaattatttgatattcattaacatTGACTCGAGCGGGGTGTTGAGCATGGTTTGAGCGAACACTGGGGTTTGTGTCTCGTTTGAGCCAACTGTCACGCGAGACTTgagcgaactcacgggttgagctTTGCTCGAGCCCATTGTTGAGTGCATCTCGAGCGAACTTATGGTTAGAGTTTTGCTTGAGCGCTAGGTCAAGCGACACTCGAGCGAATTTACTGTTTCTTgatttttcagctccaaaactaGTCTCCATTccaacaattaataattattcatattaaaGAGTAAAGTTAGTAAGTACTAAGTATCaacattataaatttcattacagtaaaacatttttttaatgagttacttacataatccacattaataatttacttaattttaatttagtaatttaaataattttttttattaatttattttaaaaaaaaagatgaaaaaataataaaataattaggccGGACCAGACCAGTCCGGTTCTTATGgaagttcggtccggtccagggaaAATGATGGACATCACCGGAACAgaccgatttacacccctacgTGTGATTTTCATGAGATGTCATCCATTCTAACAACAATCAACAATCAATATCAGCATAGCATACATAGTCTCATTATCCATGCCATGCCCATATGGTTGAAGATATCATCCCACAAAGATGTAAACCTCGTCCCCCTAGGATTAAGAATAATGCCAAGTTTAGAAATCCAAGGCACCTACTAACCTTTAAAACAATACTTTGAAGCCTTGTATaaagaattccataaatttaaataaatcaaaatcatcattcattaaaataatgtaaatttaAAAGGGTCTACAGAAGGACTTAATAAAATAGTTCGGAGTCTTATGCTTAACAaaacaatttattaataaatgaaagcataaataaaaaatctccatAACAATCTAGGCCTCTTCCCCGTCTCCTTGAGTAAAGTCCTGTCTTGAAGCGTTACTCTCACGTTGAGCTTAACCTAGGGTGGTTAAAACATTTGAAACTCATAAATATaagtcaaatactcaataagcaataCGTCATATAGCAAATATTATATGAACTTAGggttttcttgaaaaacatgcatatgAGTTCATCCAATTAATCATCTTATATGTATATTTGTCCAATCCTGTGAATAAACATGCATTCTAATGCCATAAAACCTAATTCTAACATGTGTATTTACTAGCGCTATATGAAATCCGAATTTTACTAATTTCAATGATCTCATGGCAGAAATCTAGCATACATGTcataaatgtgtgtgtgtgaaagagagagagttaccgAAAGGAACAGCTTGATCAAAGGGTTGAGTTGGAGTACACGTCTTGGCTAAGTGATTTCTTGTTACGGTGTGAGTGTTGTAGCAACGGTTATGGGGCTTAGAGTTTTCAGTTTTGACACAAAATGTATATAGAATTTCGTGGCCTTGGAGGGGGGCATGCTTGGAGTTCATGTAATTGGATGTAGGCTCTCATATGGGGTGTATAAATAAAGAGTTTGGAGGGTGTAGAGTCGAAAGGGTGTGACAGCCCTAGTATTGTTTAGTGGACTGTTTGAATGTGATTTGGAGTCATTGTTGCCGTAGGAGTTGGGGTCTTTGGGTGAAGGGAGACTTGTGTTACCATAGGTCTTGTACTTGGAGTAGGACTAGACTTGTGCATACAACTAGAAGTGTAAGGCAAGTAGGTTTTGGGTATGAATATGTGGACTGAATTTCATGAGCTATCTATGGGCTTGGCAAGGATAATACTTGGGTGTATTAAATACACGGGCCTAATGGGCCTGGGCTAATGAGCTTGGTAGGTTTGGGCTTAATCTCTACACTATTAGGTCCTCAAACAATTAGGACTGTTCACCTAACATGGCCCGACCTGAAAACTACCCTTTTGACCCGATCCAACCTAGGGGTATCCCGTTTGGACGTGCAGACGATTAGCTGATTAGCCGACCCTAAAAGTTTTTCCAGAAGAAACGGGTATTTCGacctgattttttatttttatttaatgatttatatatatactagaaaaATTTGATTAccattctatataaaaaatttgaaatggtcTCTTCCAATGctcttttgtgattttgtacATGAGGTTGTGATCGTGCACTAATTTGGAGAATCTGTTTGTTTCTGAATTTCaatgtaattaaaataattatttacccaattatattttaaattaaatgaaattttataaaataatttataaaaataaaattaatttataaaaatatcttcaatttaaaatatagttatataaaaagttttacGGATATTATTACTCTAATATAAGAATGAAATATGATTACTGAAATgagatcattattattttattatttttttaagcaaaatgTTAGGTTTATTAAATTCCTTGGGGGCAATGGAATAGTTGTCGAGTTTcaataatacttaaaaagaaaaaaaaaaactgcagaaaataaaatgaacagaAAGTAAATAAAGATGTGATGTGGTCCACAAATAAACGATAGTCGTGTATGGCAGAGGGccccacttaaaaaaaaaaaaaattagaagaacaAGAGGTGGTGGAGCCCCCACTCCCCGCAGCCAAATTGTATTCCGAGTATCGGGGAATTACCCCATACCGAACCGTTTTAAACGGAACAAAATGGAAGCGGAAGCATTTatctgttttgtgttttgggttGGTTAATTCGGGTCGGGTTGGGTCGGGTCGGGTTAGGTCGAAAATTCGGGCCGGCTTGGAACCATAGCTTAAATGTTCAGCCCTGCAAACAATGCACATGGGCTTAAAGGCTAATTTCAAGCCTAAACCTTATTAATTCTACAAATAGAAATCCTAATTATAAATGTAACCCTAATTTTCCTAAATTAGAAACCTCAATATTTTGTGTTACACAAAGACCTgcccacctcacaatgtaacaatAGATTATCCCCAGTTTccccatttttcttatataaataacaCTAATCCATAATTATAAGATTGCGTTTCATCAAGTTGTCAATGGTAAGAATTTTTCCAAGGGATGCAgtccaaccaaagaaagcaatcTTGGGGGGAACTTCCAAGGAAAGTGGTTACTATGATGACCCGAAAGAGCCTAATGAAAAGATCAAACTGAAAACTTCTTTCCATTGGAAACCAAACCTTCGTATGCATAATTCCGTGCATACAACAAACTGAAAAAATCAGCAATGCTATCAAGTTCCCAAGCTTGTGCCAATCTAATCAAGCAAACATTCCATGAGATTGAGCCATTGGAACAATCCACCATAGCCTCCTTATTACTTGCCAACaggaagaaaatggaaaaagcaCTCTTAAGGGCCCTATCACCACACCATACATCATGCAGAAAACAAATACTAGAGCTCCTCCCAACTTAGAACCCCCTCC from Juglans regia cultivar Chandler chromosome 4, Walnut 2.0, whole genome shotgun sequence encodes:
- the LOC108997936 gene encoding FH protein interacting protein FIP2 isoform X1, yielding MSTLNRHSQPIAEPELLNMTKGSDSSSLVHLNIGGKKFCTTVDTLTHREPDSMLAAMFSGRHTVCEDPRKGYVFVDRDGKHFRHILNWLRDGIVPMLTDSEYLELLREAEYYQLLGLIDGINAVLNKRKKEDDEFNTELTRTDIIKCIQSERVRFRGVNLSGLNLSKLDLSFVDFSYACLRNVFFSRANLQCAKFRDVDAEGSIFHNATLRECEFTGANLHGALLAGANLQSANLQDACLVDCSFFEADLRSAHLQNADLTNANLENAILEGANLKGAKLSNANLKGANLQRAYLRQVNLRDTRLEGAKLDGANLLGAIR
- the LOC108997936 gene encoding FH protein interacting protein FIP2 isoform X2, producing the protein MSTLNRHSQPIAEPELLNMTKGSDSSSLVHLNIGGKKFCTTVDTLTHREPDSMLAAMFSGRHTVCEDPRKGYVFVDRDGKHFRHILNWLRDGIVPMLTDSEYLELLREAEYYQLLGLIDGINAVLNKRKKEDDEFNTELTRTDIIKCIQSERVRFRGVNLSGLNLSKLDLSFVDFSYACLRNVFFSRANLQCAKFRDVDAEGSIFHNATLRECEFTGANLHGALLAGANLQSANLQDACLVDCSFFEADLRSAHLQNADLTNANLENAILEGANLKGAKLSNANLKGANLQRAYLRQRLEGAKLDGANLLGAIR
- the LOC108997936 gene encoding FH protein interacting protein FIP2 isoform X3 gives rise to the protein MSTLNRHSQPIAEPELLNMTKGSDSSSLVHLNIGGKKFCTTVDTLTHREPDSMLAAMFSGRHTVCEDPRKGYVFVDRDGKHFRHILNWLRDGIVPMLTDSEYLELLREAEYYQLLGLIDGINAVLNKRKKEDDEFNTELTRTDIIKCIQSERVRFRGVNLSGLNLSKLDLSFVDFSYACLRNVFFSRANLQCAKFRDVDAEGSIFHNATLRECEFTGANLHGALLAGANLQSANLQDACLVDCSFFEADLRSAHLQNADLTNANLENAILEGANLKLSWWRWAPLTQNKIASED